In one Brevibacterium sp. CBA3109 genomic region, the following are encoded:
- a CDS encoding glycosyl transferase has translation MKSAVTVVVASGDDNSRMELETALSTTYPGIPIVDLGGLAVREALALPAVADSTYLWFLTADSRPESDCLGELLDAIGATESIAAVGPKIMHTDHIVSAGVTTTSAGARVNPVAEGEIDQGQRDGQSEALGLDLPGMLISTSELERIGAPSRVLGVAYRGLEYSRRLRDLGRRVVVAPRARLTVSATSAAQLGSSPLPPRSKSQIRSEQRYRLSLASPGFGGIFCLLILTQLKNTLAGLLSNNVRAASWYFSALLGLVADARTTSHLRRSNARRSRLAKRTTDSHVAALYADPDELAVQRRSMNSAEEARQTQAGSAAGTGPEHIDETELNPVGDTEEAIDSFSRLEVTGGSGLFRNPLTYLLLAAAALSGFASFRLFGPGHVVGGGLGSTDVTLGDLVGRLLSPHLDVSTGAAAVADPYQLVLAAFSVPFLGDVDIMVRTLILLAPILAVIAAYSAAGAIVKRKWVRGFAGLLWIAAPLFVTALSAGRLGVIFVWIAAPLFVIALRRSLRTGSIAAAASAGLLLFLMIAGVPLMLPLGIILTVVLLCTGCGLRHLWLLAPTLFLAWPWLVALVSDPGAVFVMPGQTLAPPAPPTYLLAVGFPSQIDMSWLADLLSAVGVSGVSPGILQLWAPILVLPMLILGFLTLIEAHLQLSRLVWAVGLYLAGLLLATVQVLIPAQTGPFHLIGSYPAAGLTLLSLGAIMLLTLGAQTTTTRSTNSRRLPMRGLSGLVVIAAVGLIVVSAGGSTASADIVTTQEHGTVPALAADRAAGDTQARTLRLDVLDGEVRARLLSSADGTVIGTSTIQSAKAVGGWPWERRPLPISEDQTLIAQAAAALSGDDAGDVRSILGQLGVDFVLVDSGAKNLANSVAAADGVVQVGPTESGGLWRVDTPYSGRFLIREPDGSMSTAPMHGSIAEVAPGDDGRTLIVSDSSDNITASIEGKDLPQPEKSAIGWASEFSLPAAGGGVDLTYGSALYAPGIIVGWILGLLTIIVAIPFGSQRQTLAWSRTTRAKTKRPTGAKTKRPTGVRSKRKSGRTTEHPVEAKP, from the coding sequence GTGAAATCTGCCGTCACCGTTGTCGTCGCCTCAGGCGACGACAACAGCAGGATGGAGCTCGAAACAGCTCTGAGTACGACCTACCCCGGGATTCCGATCGTGGATCTCGGGGGTCTTGCCGTTAGGGAGGCCCTTGCCCTCCCTGCTGTTGCCGACAGCACCTATCTGTGGTTCCTCACCGCAGACTCGCGTCCAGAGTCCGACTGCCTCGGAGAACTGCTCGACGCCATCGGTGCGACCGAATCGATCGCTGCTGTGGGCCCCAAGATCATGCACACAGACCACATCGTCTCCGCTGGTGTCACCACCACCTCGGCGGGGGCCAGGGTCAACCCGGTGGCGGAGGGAGAAATCGATCAGGGGCAGCGTGACGGCCAGTCGGAGGCGCTGGGCCTCGACCTGCCCGGCATGCTCATCTCCACCTCTGAGCTCGAGAGGATCGGAGCTCCGTCCCGTGTACTCGGCGTGGCCTATCGTGGCCTCGAATACTCGCGTCGACTGCGCGATCTCGGCCGTCGGGTCGTCGTCGCCCCACGTGCCAGACTCACGGTGTCCGCAACCTCGGCCGCCCAGCTGGGGTCCTCACCGCTGCCACCGCGCTCGAAGTCTCAGATCCGGAGCGAACAGCGCTACCGACTCAGCCTCGCCAGCCCCGGATTCGGCGGCATCTTCTGCCTCCTCATCCTCACCCAGCTCAAGAACACCCTGGCGGGTCTGCTGTCGAACAACGTCCGCGCCGCTTCCTGGTATTTCTCCGCGCTGCTCGGGCTCGTCGCCGACGCCCGCACCACCTCGCATCTGAGACGGTCCAACGCCCGTCGCAGCCGTCTGGCGAAACGCACCACCGACTCCCATGTGGCCGCGCTCTACGCGGACCCGGACGAACTCGCCGTCCAGCGCCGGAGCATGAATTCCGCCGAGGAAGCCCGGCAGACCCAGGCCGGCTCGGCAGCCGGCACAGGCCCGGAGCACATCGACGAAACCGAGCTCAACCCTGTAGGTGACACGGAAGAGGCCATCGACTCGTTCTCACGCCTCGAGGTCACCGGAGGTTCGGGGCTCTTCCGCAATCCCCTGACCTACCTCCTCCTCGCGGCCGCGGCGCTGAGCGGCTTCGCCTCGTTCCGCCTCTTCGGTCCCGGCCACGTTGTCGGCGGTGGGCTGGGTTCCACCGACGTGACTCTGGGCGATCTCGTCGGCCGTCTGCTCAGCCCTCACCTCGACGTCTCCACTGGGGCCGCGGCTGTCGCCGACCCCTACCAGTTAGTCCTCGCAGCCTTCAGTGTTCCGTTCCTGGGTGACGTCGACATCATGGTCCGCACCTTGATTCTCCTCGCCCCGATCCTTGCCGTCATCGCCGCCTACAGCGCGGCGGGTGCGATCGTGAAACGGAAATGGGTGCGCGGATTCGCCGGTCTGCTGTGGATCGCCGCTCCACTCTTCGTCACCGCGCTCTCGGCCGGCCGCCTCGGTGTGATCTTCGTCTGGATTGCGGCACCGCTCTTCGTCATCGCCCTGCGTCGCAGCCTGCGCACCGGGTCGATCGCCGCTGCCGCGAGTGCGGGACTCCTGCTGTTCCTGATGATCGCGGGCGTGCCGCTGATGCTGCCACTGGGCATCATCCTCACTGTCGTGCTGCTGTGTACCGGTTGCGGTCTGCGTCACCTGTGGCTGCTGGCCCCGACCCTGTTCCTGGCCTGGCCATGGCTGGTCGCGCTCGTGAGCGACCCGGGTGCGGTCTTCGTCATGCCCGGCCAGACCTTGGCCCCACCTGCTCCTCCGACCTACCTTCTTGCGGTCGGCTTCCCCTCGCAGATCGACATGAGCTGGCTGGCAGACCTGCTGTCCGCCGTCGGCGTCAGCGGCGTCAGTCCCGGGATCCTGCAGCTGTGGGCCCCGATCCTGGTGCTGCCGATGCTCATCCTCGGGTTCCTCACGCTCATCGAAGCTCACCTCCAACTCTCCCGCCTGGTGTGGGCCGTGGGCCTCTACCTCGCCGGTCTGCTCTTGGCCACAGTCCAGGTCCTCATCCCGGCCCAAACCGGCCCCTTCCACCTCATCGGCTCCTATCCTGCCGCAGGCCTGACCCTGCTCAGCCTCGGCGCGATCATGCTGCTCACGCTCGGTGCACAGACCACGACGACGCGATCGACGAACTCCCGCCGACTGCCCATGCGCGGTCTGTCCGGGCTCGTGGTCATCGCGGCCGTCGGCCTCATCGTCGTCAGCGCCGGAGGCAGCACCGCCTCGGCGGACATCGTCACCACCCAGGAACACGGCACCGTCCCGGCATTGGCCGCCGACCGTGCCGCTGGTGACACCCAGGCACGCACCCTGCGACTCGATGTCCTCGACGGCGAGGTCCGCGCCCGACTGCTCTCATCCGCCGACGGAACCGTCATCGGCACCTCGACCATCCAGTCGGCAAAGGCGGTCGGTGGCTGGCCGTGGGAGCGCAGACCCCTGCCCATCAGCGAAGACCAGACACTCATCGCGCAGGCCGCTGCAGCGCTTTCGGGCGATGACGCCGGAGATGTCCGATCCATTCTGGGTCAGCTGGGCGTGGATTTCGTCCTCGTCGACTCGGGTGCGAAGAACCTGGCGAATTCGGTGGCCGCCGCCGATGGAGTGGTCCAGGTCGGACCGACCGAATCGGGCGGACTGTGGCGGGTCGACACCCCCTACAGCGGCCGGTTCCTCATCCGAGAACCCGACGGTTCGATGAGCACCGCACCGATGCACGGCAGCATCGCCGAGGTGGCCCCCGGTGACGATGGCCGCACCCTGATCGTGTCCGACAGCTCAGACAACATCACCGCCAGCATCGAAGGCAAGGACCTGCCGCAGCCGGAGAAGTCCGCGATCGGTTGGGCCTCCGAATTCTCACTGCCCGCCGCAGGCGGAGGAGTTGATCTCACCTACGGTTCGGCGCTCTATGCCCCGGGCATCATCGTCGGCTGGATCCTCGGCCTCCTCACCATCATCGTTGCGATCCCCTTCGGATCTCAGCGCCAGACCCTGGCCTGGTCACGAACAACTCGTGCGAAAACCAAGCGACCTACTGGTGCGAAAACCAAGCGACCGACTGGTGTGAGATCCAAGCGGAAGTCCGGCCGAACAACCGAGCATCCTGTGGAGGCGAAGCCATGA
- a CDS encoding DUF5719 family protein — translation MKHMRSIVTFAAIAVPGVLVATTSFLTPLTPGTLDRSPEQVRMPTADTRVICPGPLLTDDEAEGTDTEFVDDSNVSTRAVSASAPISAADGSVSAARLQVADLGGSANFDNPSSDGFVSGDDPIDKTKLITGFARPGAPALTTGVETVEGTSGDLTGLATLTCGSAASSFLILAGSGGAGSNSQLLLSNPGDVPVQAEVTLMTPSGQRGEPTEVSIKAGKQRAIRLAGLAAGAEALAVDVKVDGGVVAGSLQETVLDGLTPKGIDLATSGADSASQQVVTGLDGKDARLRVANPGDDLAEVSLKAYGPDGEIDIPRSSMTVVAHGVAEAELGDLEATSVVLDSDQSIQASAFIGQDGEKGSADFGSINATDTLADSQIMALPRTGTGKLYLSPGQGQVQVRGMRDDGSLTQPQSIDLNPTGTTEFSPAEVSPDAVRAIVISGENASGSQSDGVHASYVVTTDSGISAVQPAPAPAGVAYRDIRLG, via the coding sequence ATGAAACACATGCGCAGCATCGTGACCTTCGCGGCGATCGCCGTGCCTGGAGTGCTCGTAGCCACGACCTCATTCCTGACCCCGCTGACACCGGGCACACTCGACCGCAGCCCCGAGCAGGTGAGAATGCCCACCGCCGACACCCGTGTGATCTGCCCCGGCCCACTTCTGACCGATGACGAGGCAGAGGGCACCGACACGGAGTTCGTCGACGATTCGAACGTGTCCACTCGTGCCGTCTCCGCCTCCGCACCGATCAGTGCCGCCGACGGCTCGGTCTCCGCAGCCCGTCTGCAGGTTGCGGATCTGGGCGGGTCAGCAAACTTCGACAACCCCAGCTCCGACGGCTTCGTCTCCGGTGACGATCCGATCGACAAGACCAAACTCATCACCGGGTTCGCCCGTCCCGGGGCGCCGGCGCTGACGACCGGCGTGGAAACCGTTGAAGGCACATCGGGCGATCTCACCGGACTGGCGACCCTGACCTGCGGGTCAGCGGCGAGTAGCTTCCTGATTCTGGCTGGCTCCGGTGGCGCAGGATCGAACTCCCAGCTGCTGCTGAGCAATCCCGGCGACGTTCCCGTCCAAGCCGAGGTCACTCTCATGACACCATCCGGTCAGCGCGGGGAGCCGACAGAGGTGAGCATCAAAGCTGGGAAACAGCGAGCCATCCGACTGGCGGGTCTCGCCGCGGGAGCCGAGGCACTGGCCGTCGACGTCAAGGTCGACGGGGGAGTCGTGGCCGGCTCCCTCCAAGAGACCGTGCTCGACGGACTGACCCCCAAGGGCATCGACCTGGCCACCAGTGGAGCAGATTCCGCTTCGCAGCAGGTCGTCACCGGGCTCGACGGGAAGGACGCACGCCTGCGCGTGGCCAACCCGGGCGACGACCTGGCGGAGGTTTCTCTCAAGGCCTACGGACCTGACGGGGAGATCGACATACCCCGATCATCGATGACCGTGGTCGCACACGGAGTCGCCGAGGCTGAGCTCGGCGATCTTGAAGCCACGAGCGTCGTCCTCGATTCGGACCAGAGCATTCAGGCCAGCGCATTCATCGGTCAGGACGGAGAGAAGGGCAGTGCGGACTTCGGAAGCATCAACGCCACCGACACCCTCGCCGACTCTCAGATCATGGCCCTGCCTCGCACGGGCACCGGAAAATTGTACCTTTCACCAGGGCAGGGGCAGGTGCAGGTGAGAGGCATGCGCGACGATGGATCGCTCACGCAGCCCCAGTCGATCGACCTCAACCCCACCGGCACCACCGAATTCAGCCCTGCTGAGGTCTCCCCGGATGCAGTTCGCGCCATCGTCATCAGCGGCGAGAATGCCTCGGGATCCCAGTCCGACGGCGTCCACGCCAGCTATGTGGTCACCACGGACTCCGGGATCTCCGCAGTGCAGCCGGCTCCGGCGCCTGCCGGTGTGGCCTACCGCGACATCCGCCTCGGCTGA
- a CDS encoding metallopeptidase family protein: MSTRRHRDRHGRGLRSPLFLADVPARLRRAESFARVAAEEFARFRVQEPALLAEVVLAIDAVPPASSTEPAFGRVFPATAHRLTHIVLYRRVIEYHSSGQRDSLIAEVVADQVEILRNS, translated from the coding sequence ATGAGTACCAGGCGTCATCGTGACCGGCACGGCCGCGGACTGCGGTCCCCGCTGTTCTTAGCCGACGTCCCAGCGCGTCTGCGCCGGGCGGAGAGCTTCGCTCGTGTCGCGGCCGAGGAGTTCGCCCGTTTCCGGGTGCAGGAACCGGCACTGCTCGCCGAGGTGGTGCTGGCCATCGATGCTGTTCCACCGGCAAGTTCTACTGAACCCGCCTTCGGCCGGGTCTTTCCGGCCACCGCGCACAGGCTCACGCACATCGTCCTCTATCGGCGAGTCATCGAGTACCACAGCAGCGGGCAGCGAGATTCCCTCATTGCCGAAGTGGTCGCCGACCAGGTCGAAATCCTCCGCAACTCATAG
- a CDS encoding DUF3499 family protein, which yields MTYVHADACVVIGPLSRRAEPGAHDLCADHAAKLTPPVGWQLIRIQGEQAPPERTHDDLLAIADAVREAAGRPGDGARPGEAASPSTSTTESRGDGSMPGRKHGHLRIIGDS from the coding sequence ATGACGTACGTGCACGCTGATGCCTGTGTCGTCATCGGTCCGCTGTCGCGTCGTGCCGAGCCCGGTGCCCATGACCTGTGTGCCGACCATGCCGCAAAACTGACCCCGCCGGTGGGGTGGCAGCTCATCCGCATTCAAGGTGAGCAGGCGCCGCCCGAGCGAACCCATGACGACCTGTTGGCCATCGCCGACGCTGTCCGGGAAGCCGCGGGACGACCCGGGGACGGCGCGAGACCAGGTGAGGCAGCATCGCCGTCGACGTCGACGACCGAGAGTCGCGGCGACGGATCGATGCCTGGCCGCAAACACGGTCACCTGCGCATCATCGGCGATTCATGA
- the manB gene encoding phosphomannomutase/phosphoglucomutase (converts mannose-6-phosphate to mannose-1-phosphate; the resulting product is then converted to GDP-mannose by ManC which is then used in the synthesis of mannose-containing glycoconjugates that are important for mediating entry into host cells), giving the protein MTDPGRGADPSPELVAARATALDPAVGAYDIRGRIPDQLDADVLYALGWATATAMSELHSTTEMVLGHDMRPSSPGFAQAFAAGIEAAGHRAVVLGLCSTDQLYFASGIFDLPGAMITASHNPADYNGIKICGPRAAGVSLASGLGRIKELAPQAPTDHAASSPAPAVHIDGAAAAEMRERYVERIRTLTHVDEVTGLKVVVDCGNGMAGKLLGEVFGTDSGYARVPFNVIGLFTELDGTFPNHEANPLKPENLLDVSRAVVDHGADLGLAFDGDADRCFFIDETGATMSPSAVGALVAEREIARAKAAGVAEPVVIHNLITSRSVPATIAAAGGLAVRSKVGHSGIKTLMRTEHAVFACEHSAHFYFDEFYGADSGMLAACHLVAALAKTGAPASRLVSDYDLYVQSGEINFTVADPDSVLTAFAAKSGDFPANTVDDLDGIGLQGEDWWINLRKSNTEPLVRLNVEASDPQRLRELTAQASEFVEARRQ; this is encoded by the coding sequence ATGACCGATCCAGGTCGCGGCGCCGATCCCAGTCCCGAACTCGTCGCTGCTCGTGCGACTGCGCTCGACCCCGCGGTCGGTGCCTATGACATCCGTGGCCGCATCCCCGACCAGCTCGATGCCGACGTCCTCTACGCCCTCGGCTGGGCCACCGCCACTGCCATGTCGGAACTCCATTCGACCACCGAGATGGTTCTCGGGCACGATATGCGACCCAGTTCACCCGGCTTCGCCCAGGCCTTCGCCGCAGGCATCGAAGCGGCCGGACATCGAGCGGTGGTGTTGGGTCTGTGCTCGACCGACCAGCTGTACTTCGCCTCGGGGATCTTCGACCTTCCCGGCGCGATGATCACTGCGAGTCACAACCCGGCCGACTACAACGGGATCAAGATCTGCGGCCCACGTGCCGCAGGAGTCAGTCTCGCCTCAGGGCTGGGCCGGATCAAGGAATTGGCTCCGCAGGCACCCACAGATCACGCCGCTTCGAGCCCCGCACCCGCGGTCCACATCGATGGTGCCGCCGCCGCGGAGATGCGCGAACGCTACGTCGAACGCATCCGAACACTGACTCACGTCGACGAGGTCACAGGGCTGAAGGTCGTCGTCGACTGCGGCAACGGCATGGCGGGCAAACTCCTCGGTGAGGTATTCGGCACCGATTCCGGGTACGCACGGGTGCCGTTCAATGTCATCGGTCTTTTCACCGAACTCGACGGTACCTTCCCCAACCATGAGGCGAATCCGCTGAAACCGGAGAACCTCCTCGACGTCTCCCGTGCGGTGGTCGATCACGGTGCGGACTTGGGGCTGGCCTTCGATGGGGATGCCGATCGCTGCTTCTTCATCGACGAAACCGGAGCGACCATGTCGCCCTCGGCCGTGGGCGCACTCGTCGCCGAACGCGAGATCGCCCGCGCCAAGGCCGCCGGTGTCGCTGAACCGGTGGTCATCCACAATCTCATCACCTCACGCAGTGTTCCGGCCACAATCGCAGCCGCCGGCGGGTTGGCGGTCCGTTCGAAGGTCGGGCATTCGGGCATCAAAACACTCATGCGCACCGAGCATGCCGTCTTTGCCTGCGAACACTCCGCTCACTTCTACTTCGACGAGTTCTACGGTGCGGACTCCGGCATGCTCGCTGCCTGCCACTTGGTTGCCGCCCTGGCGAAGACCGGGGCACCGGCGTCACGGCTCGTCTCTGACTACGACCTCTACGTCCAATCGGGAGAGATCAACTTCACCGTGGCAGACCCCGACTCAGTCTTGACCGCCTTCGCCGCGAAGTCCGGTGATTTCCCGGCGAACACGGTCGACGACCTCGACGGGATCGGGCTGCAGGGCGAAGACTGGTGGATCAACCTGCGCAAGTCGAACACGGAG